From the genome of Camarhynchus parvulus chromosome 4, STF_HiC, whole genome shotgun sequence:
GATCATTGACAGGACACTGCTTTGGTTTACTGAACTCTTTCCCTGTAAAAGgtgtaaaaggagaaaaacaggctgggaaaaggCCTCAACCTTCTGCGGCCCAAGAGTCAGGCAGAGTAGCTTCCCTTGTGCAGGAAAAAGTTCCTCCCTCAAATAAACCCCAAGCAAAGCGGAGACCTCAATTAGTGCTTGAGCAAGGACTCGAGGCATTCCCTGGCACGCGTGTTATGCAAGGGTCAGGTTCTGCTGCCCTCGTTCCTGTTCCTCCCCGAAACTGCAGGCACTCACACACATGCCTCAAATGCATGAGCGCTCCcaccttctgctctgctgtgccccaaaGCCTCCCACTGAGACTGAGACAGCAGTCCCAGTTTCACTGCTCCTGCACCCAGggtcacccagcagcagcatcaacCTGGCAGCACTGGATCCCTGTCTCGTGTATCATAGCTCTCTTCCTGCCTCCAGAGAGCATCAATAGGAGGGACAGATTAGGTGCAAGATGAACTTGTTGCAATTTTTGACACTTTAGAAGCTCATTTATACtaaagcagagagcagagtaCATTATAGGACCCACACAATCCACTGAGATTCCTAAAGACAGTTTGATTTTTGTAAACTCTGAGGAATTACTCCACTGGACATCTCATGACTGCACTTGGCCCCCAGTCCCACCTGCTCCCACCACATAAACACCTAAGAGGCAATTTGGGGCTGCTGTTTCTGGGAAGATGCAGCTCTGGTTATGAAACTGCCTTTCCTCTGCAAGGCTGGGACCCGTACTACAGTGCAGCTCCTTTTCTGCCCAACACACAATCCTACCGGAATGCTTTCCGTGCCGGGGCGTGGGAACAGGGCTCTAGCCACAACACAGGTACCACTTCCTAATCCTGTGGTGTGAGGAGAGCAACTGGAGGTGCAGGaatgagggagcagcagggatactgctgggcagccccgggcagctgtggaggggagcagggctgtggtgctgccCTGCATTCCTTTCAGCATGGAATGGTGGGCAAGGTGGCCTGGGAAACGCCCTTCCCTACTCACTGGAAGGCTGGATCTTGatcagcagcatttttaaaagagggACTCATCCTTAATCTGCTGGGATTAAAAGGGGATGTCATTTTACTGCTCCCCAGAATTTAGGTGGTGTAAACAAATGTTTTGCAAACCCTGGGACCAACAACAATCTGTCACTGTCAGCAAAAGCAAGTGCTCTACCTGGATTGGGGCCAGACTTGAGCCTCACCCCAAAGCCATGGTCCCACTAATGCTGGTGGTCGtggctgcacacagcagctggtCCTGGCCCTATGGGCTGCAGGGGACTTGCCTCCCGAGGGTTCTTCCTGCTTCCAGCAGAGTTACTGCATCATTTTGCTGGtagaaaagcaagaaatggGAGAGAGGGCAGAGAGACTCAGACAACAGTTCATtggaataatttaaaagtacATTCTCCAGTAGGTTCAGTCTGTTTCACAGCTTTTGTTGTGCCTGCGTGGCTTCCTCTCTCAGGGTGGCCACCAAGGTCCCATCTCCACTGGCTGGGAGCTGTCTCAGTCGCTGTCGCTGCCAGATTGGTCGGACACTGCCCCACGGCCGAGCTGCACCctgaggcaggcaggcagcgcTGCCCTGCCGGTGAACGGCGAGACCTTGCTGACAGAGGATGCGCTGCGGGCCAGGGGCTGCGTGGGGAACATGATTGTGCCACGGGGtgcctccaggagctgccagatCTCCCCCGAGGTGGAGCTGCCCAGGTATTCCCAGGGCCGGCGCCCGCTGCCGTCCCGCACCTGCACCTGGCACCCCAgttgcagcaccagcaccttgATGACAAGCTGGTGGCCGTGTATGGCAGCCAGGTGCAGCGGCGTGTACCCGCAGCCCGAGCGGGCGTCCACGTCCAGGGCCAGCCCGAGCTGCCGCGCCGccgctgccagctcctgcagacccGGCCCGTCGCCGTGCTTGGCTAGCCAGTGAAGGACTGTGAAGCCTGATATGAAgtccctctgcagggccagctcAGGCTCTTCCAGAAAGAGGCCCCGCAcctgagcccagcagcctgCCGACATTGCCACCAGCCAGGCGTGCTCCCGCTGTCCCAGCGGCACCAGGGGCCCCCGGCTTGGGGCGTTCCTAGGGGAGCTCTTGGCGAGCGCAGAGCGAGGCTGTGGCCTACAGTCATCGTGCGCTGGGGAAGGGGTGCCCTGCGCCTTCGACAAAGCGAGCTGGCGCCTGATGCTCTGGAAAACAGGCAGCggtgctgggggctggctcTCTGCGGCTTGGGGCACTGCGgggccctgtgctggcagcaaggACTGGGATGGGGGTGACCTGGCaaggggtggctgcagggggcgggatggggaagggagagTGGCGGACTGTGTcagggattggggtggggggggacCTGGTGGGGGGCAGGATCCCAGGACCTGACGGCAGTGTCAGGCTTTGACACGGGCGCAGTCGCAGGACTTGAGGTTGGGTTGGTCCCTTGGGGGTCAGCCCCCTGGATCCCCTCGGCAGGTCTGGGGATGGCCTGgtagggagctgctgcagggacctgGACTGCGATGGGGGCAGCCTGGTGGAAGCGAGCGCTTCGGGGCCTGACAAAAGCAATGGCGATGaggaagggctggcagggagtgCCTGCAGGGAGCGGGACAGGGGTAGCACCTCCGGGGCGGACAGCAACGGCAAGGATCGGGAAGGGGGCAGGTCCCGCGGGGCCAGCGCCCTGGGGCCCGATGACAGCAGCGGGGACGGGATGGGTCCGGCGGGGGTTCGCCTCTCCGGGCTTGCTGAGGGCCGTGGAGCCTTCAGCAAGGGCATCCCGGTCGCGGGCTGCGGCAAAGATCGGGGCTGAGGCAACCTGTAGGGAGGCGGCATCTCCGGGCCCGGTGGCGGCGGTGGCGTCCGGGACCGGGACACTGTGGCAGAGGGCAGCCCGGCGGCAGGCAGCGGCGGCGATCGGGACCGGGGCGGCACCGCGGGGGACAGCGCCCCAGGACCCGACGGCAGcgccgggggccggggccgcgctgTGCCGCCGGGGCGAAGCGCCCAGGGGCCCGAGGACAGCGGCTGGGTCCGGTACGGGGGCGGCTCGGTCCGGTATGGGGGCGGCTGCGGAGGGGGCGGCTgcggagggggcggcggggagtGGGAGCGGGGCGGCCGGGGGTGGGCGGTGTCCCGGGGCCCGGCGCGgggacggcggcggcggcggcagcgcggcgCGCCCGGCGGCACTCGCAGCACGgcccgccgcggccccgggcggagcagcccccgccccgccggggccgcccctgCTCCGCCGCCTCCCCGCGGGGGCCGCGCCGCCCGTCGGGGTCgcgccggggcggcggcggcggctcgttcttttcctcctcctgctcccgcTGTTCCTCCGGCGGCGGCAGCTCCTCATCGAGGAGGTCGCGGTACCTGCGGCGGAGGACGATGTCCTTGGAGgcgccgggggcggcggcggggtgGACGGTGGCCAGGGAGTTGACAAGGCTCTTGAAGTACTCTCGGCGCTCCCGCCGCTGCTGCTCCGTCAGCGCCGGGTCGCGGAGGAACCGCTGGAAGTGGCGGAGCAGCGCCGTGTTGGGGGCTCGCCCCCCGGCCGCCCAGAGGAAgtccagcacagcctcctggCTCAGCTCCCGCGCCATGCTCCGGGCCGGCCGGCTTTCGGTGCTCGGTGCTGTGCCTCGGCGCTGCACCCAGGTGCGGCGGGGAAACCCGCCTCCTGCCGCGCCGGACCtctccgcctcctcctcctcctccgtgGCCGGGCCGCCACCCCACGGTCGCC
Proteins encoded in this window:
- the SOWAHB gene encoding ankyrin repeat domain-containing protein SOWAHB, with the translated sequence MARELSQEAVLDFLWAAGGRAPNTALLRHFQRFLRDPALTEQQRRERREYFKSLVNSLATVHPAAAPGASKDIVLRRRYRDLLDEELPPPEEQREQEEEKNEPPPPPRRDPDGRRGPRGEAAEQGRPRRGGGCSARGRGGPCCECRRARRAAAAAAVPPPPYRTEPPPYRTQPLSSGPWALRPGGTARPRPPALPSGPGALSPAVPPRSRSPPLPAAGLPSATVSRSRTPPPPPGPEMPPPYRLPQPRSLPQPATGMPLLKAPRPSASPERRTPAGPIPSPLLSSGPRALAPRDLPPSRSLPLLSAPEVLPLSRSLQALPASPSSSPLLLSGPEALASTRLPPSQSRSLQQLPTRPSPDLPRGSRGLTPKGPTQPQVLRLRPCQSLTLPSGPGILPPTRSPPTPIPDTVRHSPFPIPPPSLLPAQGPAVPQAAESQPPAPLPVFQSIRRQLALSKAQGTPSPAHDDCRPQPRSALAKSSPRNAPSRGPLVPLGQREHAWLVAMSAGCWAQVRGLFLEEPELALQRDFISGFTVLHWLAKHGDGPGLQELAAAARQLGLALDVDARSGCGYTPLHLAAIHGHQLVIKVLVLQLGCQVQVRDGSGRRPWEYLGSSTSGEIWQLLEAPRGTIMFPTQPLARSASSVSKVSPFTGRAALPACLRVQLGRGAVSDQSGSDSD